Proteins encoded by one window of Chromobacterium violaceum ATCC 12472:
- a CDS encoding NAD(P)-dependent oxidoreductase translates to MKIALIGASGYVGSALLKEALSRGHHVTALVSRPERIAAQANLAAAKVDVQDSAQLAEQLKGFDAVLSAFSGHAQAEQFDYFVKGIRSIIAAAKAAQAPRLLVVGGAGSLEVAPGVQLVDTPEFPEQWKASALGAREALNLLRAETELNWTLLSPSAMLQPGQRTGQFRLGKDQLLVDAEGNSHISVEDYAVAMIDELEKGEHQRSRFTVGY, encoded by the coding sequence ATGAAAATCGCACTGATCGGCGCCAGCGGCTATGTCGGTTCCGCCCTGTTGAAAGAAGCCCTGTCCCGCGGCCACCACGTCACCGCGCTGGTTTCCCGTCCGGAGCGCATCGCAGCCCAAGCCAATCTGGCCGCCGCCAAGGTGGACGTGCAGGACAGCGCCCAGCTGGCCGAACAGCTGAAGGGCTTCGACGCCGTGCTCAGCGCCTTCAGCGGCCACGCCCAGGCCGAGCAGTTCGACTACTTCGTGAAGGGCATCCGCTCCATCATCGCCGCGGCCAAGGCCGCCCAGGCCCCGCGCCTGTTGGTGGTCGGCGGCGCCGGCAGCCTGGAAGTGGCCCCCGGCGTGCAACTGGTGGACACCCCGGAATTCCCGGAACAATGGAAGGCCTCGGCGCTGGGCGCCCGCGAAGCGCTGAACCTGCTGCGCGCCGAAACCGAGCTGAACTGGACGCTGCTGAGCCCGTCGGCGATGCTGCAGCCGGGCCAGCGCACCGGCCAGTTCCGCCTGGGCAAGGACCAGTTGCTGGTCGACGCCGAAGGCAACAGCCACATCTCGGTGGAAGACTACGCCGTCGCCATGATCGACGAACTGGAAAAAGGCGAACACCAGCGCAGCCGCTTCACTGTCGGCTACTGA
- a CDS encoding LysR family transcriptional regulator produces the protein MARGVENNLEGLQIFVAVAEAGGFTAAAERLGMTKANVSLQVGRLEAQLGATLFTRTTRRVKLTEAGQALYLDAQPALAALRDALLQAGHGAAELSGTLRLTAPVSHMAESVAPAATQFIRRHPGLQLELHAIDRMVDLVAEGMDLAIRLGTLRDSSLRALKLGEFAQQLVASPAYLRERGMPAHPGELAGHDWVALTLLKTPLTWRFAGAGGAEETVRMRARIKVDSAASLRSLLLAGAGMSVLDSFSVQEDLRQGRLIHLLPQWTLPKGGVYAVFPPGRHAPAAARAFVEFYRVLLARPV, from the coding sequence ATGGCGCGGGGCGTAGAGAACAATCTGGAAGGGCTGCAGATCTTCGTGGCGGTGGCGGAAGCCGGCGGCTTCACCGCCGCCGCGGAGCGGCTGGGGATGACCAAGGCCAACGTCAGCCTGCAGGTGGGCCGGCTGGAGGCGCAGCTGGGCGCGACGCTGTTCACCCGCACCACGAGGCGGGTGAAGCTGACCGAGGCCGGCCAGGCCTTGTACCTGGACGCGCAGCCGGCGCTGGCGGCCCTGCGCGACGCGCTGCTGCAGGCCGGCCACGGCGCGGCGGAGCTGTCCGGCACGCTGCGCCTGACCGCGCCGGTCAGCCATATGGCGGAATCGGTGGCGCCGGCGGCCACCCAGTTCATCCGCCGGCATCCCGGCCTGCAACTGGAGCTGCACGCGATCGACCGCATGGTGGACCTGGTGGCGGAAGGCATGGACTTGGCGATACGCCTGGGCACGCTGCGCGACTCCTCGCTCAGGGCGCTGAAGCTGGGAGAGTTCGCCCAGCAACTGGTGGCGTCGCCGGCTTACCTGCGCGAGCGCGGCATGCCGGCGCATCCCGGCGAGCTGGCCGGGCACGACTGGGTGGCGCTGACGCTGCTGAAGACGCCGCTGACCTGGCGCTTCGCCGGCGCGGGCGGCGCGGAGGAGACGGTGAGGATGCGCGCGCGGATCAAGGTGGATTCCGCCGCCTCGCTGCGCTCGCTGCTGCTGGCCGGGGCGGGGATGTCGGTGCTGGATTCGTTCAGCGTGCAGGAGGATCTGCGCCAGGGACGGCTGATCCACCTGCTGCCGCAATGGACCTTGCCCAAGGGCGGCGTCTACGCGGTGTTCCCGCCCGGCCGCCACGCGCCGGCGGCGGCGCGCGCCTTTGTCGAGTTTTACCGGGTGCTGTTGGCGCGGCCAGTCTGA